A genomic region of Acidobacteriota bacterium contains the following coding sequences:
- a CDS encoding FAD-dependent oxidoreductase, with the protein MFGVIVVGAGAAGLAAFQKLREAGCDALLLEARERVGGRIWTIKPHGWPAPVELGAEFIHGGVTEPEAAATAEGQDWSVVDGELVPVGQLAEGADEVSKRLEAARGPDQSFAEFLNDHCRDLPEEARTRALAFIEGYEAADPARISVTSLQREFAADGEWGQPRRPRGGYSQWLGRLHAAGEIQLASPVRRIAWGPGSVVVATPAQEIAARAAIITLPLSILQRNEVTFVPPLTSKRAALEALAMGGAVRAVLRLESRIWRDIRGATGGSLADLRFLFGGPGAFPTWWKDPHAEQITGWAGGPHAAALAGMTQTEIGARALDSLAGLLRVSRRFLDRNLIEVHTHDWQADPWSRGAYSYACVGGADAHAALAQPLSQSLFFAGEATDNSGHHATVGGAVASGQRAAAEVLGAI; encoded by the coding sequence ATGTTTGGCGTGATCGTGGTGGGCGCGGGGGCGGCAGGACTGGCGGCGTTCCAGAAGCTGAGGGAAGCCGGCTGCGATGCACTGCTGCTCGAGGCGCGCGAGCGCGTGGGCGGCCGTATCTGGACGATCAAGCCCCATGGCTGGCCGGCGCCTGTCGAGCTGGGCGCGGAATTTATCCACGGCGGCGTTACTGAACCGGAAGCCGCAGCGACAGCGGAAGGACAGGACTGGTCGGTAGTCGACGGCGAGCTGGTTCCTGTAGGCCAATTGGCCGAGGGCGCCGATGAAGTGTCCAAGCGCCTGGAGGCAGCTCGCGGGCCGGATCAGTCGTTCGCCGAATTTCTGAACGATCACTGCCGGGACCTGCCGGAAGAGGCACGCACGCGGGCACTGGCTTTCATTGAAGGCTACGAGGCAGCGGATCCCGCCCGCATCAGCGTTACGTCGCTGCAGCGGGAGTTCGCGGCGGATGGGGAGTGGGGTCAGCCGCGGCGGCCGCGCGGTGGCTACTCACAGTGGCTCGGGCGGCTGCACGCTGCGGGCGAGATCCAATTGGCCAGCCCTGTGCGCCGGATCGCCTGGGGGCCGGGATCGGTGGTCGTAGCCACACCGGCACAGGAAATCGCCGCCCGGGCAGCGATCATTACGCTGCCGCTCAGCATTTTGCAGCGCAACGAGGTGACGTTTGTGCCGCCGCTGACGAGCAAGCGCGCCGCGCTCGAGGCCCTGGCGATGGGCGGCGCGGTGCGCGCGGTGCTGCGGTTGGAGAGCCGCATCTGGAGGGACATCCGGGGAGCGACCGGCGGCTCGCTGGCGGACTTGCGCTTCCTGTTTGGCGGCCCCGGAGCCTTTCCGACCTGGTGGAAGGATCCGCACGCGGAGCAGATTACTGGTTGGGCCGGAGGACCGCACGCGGCCGCCCTTGCCGGAATGACGCAAACGGAGATCGGCGCGCGGGCGCTGGACAGCCTGGCGGGACTATTGCGCGTGTCGCGGCGTTTCCTCGATCGCAATCTGATTGAAGTCCACACGCACGACTGGCAAGCCGATCCCTGGTCGCGCGGCGCCTACAGCTACGCTTGCGTCGGCGGCGCCGATGCCCACGCCGCCCTCGCCCAGCCGCTCTCGCAATCCCTGTTTTTTGCCGGTGAGGCGACGGACAATAGCGGTCACCATGCCACCGTGGGCGGCGCGGTCGCCAGCGGACAGCGGGCAGCAGCCGAAGTGCTTGGCGCCATCTAA
- a CDS encoding DUF3175 domain-containing protein, translating to MPPWAARSPADSGQQPKCLAPSNDPSRASSAARPRGPQGGITVAKPQKRKYWSQEVTRNSNALDLEPGVFKLNTPRAIAASLQRSALASSRRKGTPLQSAMSMLNFYINRAGRNLPVSRQRILQAAKPELRRQFGRAA from the coding sequence ATGCCACCGTGGGCGGCGCGGTCGCCAGCGGACAGCGGGCAGCAGCCGAAGTGCTTGGCGCCATCTAACGATCCATCGCGGGCATCCAGCGCGGCGAGGCCGCGCGGCCCACAGGGTGGGATTACCGTGGCGAAGCCGCAAAAACGGAAGTATTGGTCGCAGGAAGTTACGCGCAACAGCAATGCGCTGGACCTGGAGCCGGGCGTGTTCAAACTCAATACGCCGCGGGCAATTGCGGCCTCTCTGCAACGTTCGGCGCTGGCCAGCTCCCGGCGCAAGGGCACGCCCCTGCAGTCCGCTATGTCCATGCTGAACTTTTACATCAATCGCGCCGGCCGCAATCTGCCTGTGTCGCGGCAGCGCATTCTGCAGGCCGCGAAGCCGGAGTTACGCCGCCAGTTCGGGCGCGCCGCTTAG
- a CDS encoding phosphoketolase family protein yields the protein MFRFDPQLSSAVTGPLSPEALAALDHYWRAANYLTVGQIYLQDNPLLREPLWPEHIKPRLLGHWGTSPGLNLIYAHLNRLIRKRELDAIYLAGPGHGGPALLANVYLEGTYSEIYPAIARDTAGMLRLFRQFSTPGGVPSHVSVPTPGSIHEGGELGYVLAHAFGAVLDNPDLLAVAVVGDGESETGPLAGSWKSVDFLDPARDGAVLPILHLNGYKIASPTISGRTPDARLFALFAGYGYEPLLVAGDEPEPVHQRLAAALDYAADRLAALRRGELHGAQRRWPMILLRTPKGWTGPKEWNGVPIEGTFRAHQVPLKDVRSNPAQLAALETWMRSYKPEELFDGKGAPQPAITAWAPQGDRRMGANPHANGGKLLHALQLPDWHAQALPVPQPAREHHESTRQLGRWLRELVRANTTNFLLTCPDELASNRLDDVLTATGRRWALTRLPFDDHLDAEGRVFEVLSEHLCEGWLEGYLLTGRHGLFATYEAFAMIAASMLVQHTKWLEASLALPWRAPVAPLNLLLTSTCWRQDHNGFSHQGPGLIDVLLSKRGTVARIYFPPDANSLLALAQRCFTERNTVNLLVIDKQPQLQWLDAAAAEAHAAAGASAWDWASTPEAEQVDVVLAACGDVPTLETVAAAWWLRHYAPELRLRVVNICDLMCLFTPDVHPHGLSEERFAELFTASKHVIFAFHGYQRAVHSVLHGRPHADRFHVRGFVEQGTTTTPFDMVALNHMSRFDLAAEALRRAYPEGARRDALVRQCEQAIRDAVAYAGIHFEDAPEIRNWTWTEPVPLSGAPELAA from the coding sequence ATGTTCCGTTTTGATCCACAGCTTTCCAGCGCGGTTACTGGTCCACTCTCCCCGGAAGCACTGGCCGCGCTTGACCACTACTGGCGTGCCGCCAATTACCTCACGGTCGGGCAGATCTACCTCCAGGACAATCCCCTGTTGCGCGAACCGCTGTGGCCGGAGCATATCAAGCCTCGCCTCTTGGGTCACTGGGGCACCTCGCCGGGATTGAACCTGATCTATGCCCACTTGAATCGTCTGATCCGTAAGCGCGAGCTGGATGCCATCTACCTTGCCGGCCCCGGCCATGGCGGCCCGGCGCTGCTCGCTAACGTCTACCTTGAAGGCACGTACAGCGAGATCTACCCTGCAATCGCACGGGATACAGCCGGTATGCTGCGCCTCTTCCGGCAGTTTTCCACTCCCGGAGGCGTGCCCAGCCACGTCAGCGTGCCCACGCCCGGTTCCATTCACGAAGGCGGCGAGTTAGGTTACGTGCTTGCGCACGCCTTTGGCGCCGTGCTCGACAATCCGGACTTGCTGGCCGTCGCGGTTGTGGGCGACGGCGAATCGGAAACCGGGCCGCTGGCCGGCTCCTGGAAGAGCGTGGACTTTCTCGACCCGGCGCGCGACGGCGCAGTTTTGCCGATCCTGCACCTGAACGGGTACAAGATTGCCAGCCCCACCATTTCCGGCCGCACACCCGATGCGCGGCTGTTCGCGCTGTTTGCGGGCTACGGCTACGAACCTCTGCTGGTCGCCGGTGATGAACCGGAGCCGGTGCATCAACGCCTGGCTGCAGCTTTGGATTATGCCGCCGACCGGCTCGCGGCGCTCCGCCGGGGCGAGCTGCACGGAGCGCAGCGGCGCTGGCCGATGATCCTGCTGCGCACGCCCAAAGGTTGGACGGGGCCGAAAGAATGGAACGGTGTGCCGATTGAGGGCACCTTCCGCGCCCATCAGGTGCCGCTCAAAGACGTACGTAGCAACCCGGCACAACTGGCCGCGCTGGAGACCTGGATGCGCTCCTACAAGCCGGAGGAACTCTTCGATGGCAAGGGCGCACCACAGCCCGCTATCACTGCCTGGGCGCCACAAGGCGACCGCCGCATGGGTGCTAATCCTCACGCGAACGGGGGCAAGCTCCTGCACGCGCTGCAGCTTCCCGATTGGCATGCGCAGGCGCTGCCGGTGCCACAGCCGGCGCGTGAGCACCACGAATCCACGCGCCAACTGGGCCGCTGGCTGCGCGAGCTGGTACGCGCCAATACCACAAATTTTCTACTGACCTGCCCGGATGAGCTGGCCTCCAACCGTCTCGATGACGTGCTGACGGCCACCGGCCGCCGCTGGGCGCTGACACGATTGCCATTCGACGACCACCTCGACGCGGAAGGACGCGTGTTCGAAGTCCTCAGCGAACATCTCTGCGAAGGCTGGCTTGAAGGCTATTTGCTGACCGGGCGTCACGGCCTGTTTGCCACGTACGAGGCCTTCGCCATGATTGCCGCCTCCATGCTGGTGCAGCACACGAAGTGGCTCGAAGCCTCCCTGGCGCTGCCTTGGCGCGCGCCGGTGGCTCCGCTCAACCTGTTGCTCACCTCGACCTGCTGGCGGCAGGATCACAACGGTTTCAGCCATCAGGGTCCCGGTCTGATTGACGTGCTGCTCAGCAAGCGCGGCACGGTTGCCCGCATTTACTTTCCACCTGACGCCAATTCGCTGCTGGCCCTGGCGCAACGCTGCTTCACGGAACGCAACACCGTGAATCTCCTGGTGATCGACAAACAGCCGCAACTGCAATGGCTTGATGCCGCCGCAGCCGAGGCACACGCCGCCGCCGGCGCCAGCGCCTGGGACTGGGCAAGCACGCCCGAGGCCGAACAAGTCGATGTCGTCCTCGCCGCCTGCGGCGATGTGCCGACACTGGAGACCGTCGCCGCCGCCTGGTGGCTGCGCCACTATGCCCCGGAGCTGCGGCTGCGTGTGGTCAACATATGCGATCTGATGTGCCTGTTCACCCCGGACGTGCATCCCCACGGTCTGAGCGAGGAGCGCTTTGCTGAGCTTTTCACCGCCTCGAAGCACGTCATCTTTGCCTTCCATGGCTATCAGCGTGCCGTCCATTCGGTGTTGCACGGACGTCCGCACGCCGACCGTTTTCACGTGCGCGGCTTCGTCGAACAGGGCACCACCACCACGCCCTTTGACATGGTGGCGTTGAACCACATGAGCCGCTTCGACCTCGCTGCCGAGGCTCTACGGCGCGCATATCCGGAAGGCGCGCGGCGGGACGCGCTGGTCCGTCAGTGCGAACAGGCCATCCGGGACGCGGTGGCTTATGCCGGAATCCATTTTGAGGACGCACCCGAAATTCGGAACTGGACATGGACCGAGCCGGTGCCCCTAAGCGGCGCGCCCGAACTGGCGGCGTAA
- a CDS encoding acetate kinase, producing the protein MRGCVRILCVNTGSSSVKLVLWDGTQELLRAKAETLRGEAQFDAAVTSSLHSLPAAPDAVAHRIVAADTAWPGARRLDAALLQELETRAPLAPDHLPQALAAIRAAQAAFPALPQLACSDSSFHRTLPEVARQIALPRELRQRGLARYGYHGLSCESALAALRAEGPLPGRLVIAHLGNGCSLTAVRDGRSVETTMGFTPLGGLVMSTRSGDLDPGVLLYLLRAAGYTPDALNLLLNQEAGLKGLSGISGDMKALLADARPEAQLAAAVFVHQARKHLGALAAVLGGVDLVVFTGGMGENSAVIRERICAGMDWLAPHRSLSVRVIPANEELVMARQAAAVLADP; encoded by the coding sequence ATCAGAGGTTGTGTGCGCATCTTGTGCGTCAACACCGGCTCCTCCAGCGTCAAGCTGGTACTGTGGGACGGCACGCAGGAGCTGCTCCGTGCCAAGGCCGAGACCCTGCGCGGCGAAGCGCAATTTGACGCCGCCGTCACCTCTTCGCTGCACTCGCTTCCTGCCGCGCCCGACGCCGTCGCGCACCGCATCGTCGCCGCAGATACTGCCTGGCCCGGCGCCCGGCGGCTGGACGCCGCGCTCCTGCAGGAGCTGGAAACGCGGGCGCCGCTGGCGCCCGACCATCTGCCGCAGGCGCTGGCCGCCATCCGCGCGGCGCAAGCCGCCTTCCCGGCTCTACCGCAGTTGGCGTGTTCCGATTCCAGCTTTCACCGCACGTTGCCCGAAGTGGCCCGCCAGATCGCGCTGCCGCGCGAGCTGCGCCAGCGCGGCTTAGCCCGCTATGGCTACCACGGGCTTTCGTGCGAGTCGGCGTTGGCGGCGTTGCGTGCCGAAGGCCCGCTTCCCGGGCGCCTCGTCATCGCCCATCTCGGCAACGGCTGCAGTCTTACTGCCGTGCGCGACGGCCGGAGCGTAGAAACGACGATGGGCTTCACGCCGCTGGGCGGCCTGGTCATGTCCACGCGCAGCGGTGATCTCGATCCCGGCGTGCTGCTCTACCTGCTGCGCGCCGCCGGCTACACGCCGGATGCGCTCAACCTCCTGTTGAATCAGGAAGCTGGCCTGAAGGGTCTTTCCGGCATCAGCGGCGACATGAAGGCGCTACTCGCCGATGCGCGCCCGGAGGCGCAGCTCGCCGCCGCGGTGTTTGTGCATCAGGCGCGCAAGCACCTGGGCGCGCTGGCTGCGGTGCTCGGGGGTGTAGACCTGGTGGTCTTCACCGGCGGCATGGGAGAAAATTCCGCTGTCATCCGCGAGCGCATCTGTGCCGGCATGGATTGGCTCGCGCCCCATCGCTCCCTCTCTGTCCGCGTTATTCCCGCCAACGAAGAACTCGTCATGGCCCGCCAGGCCGCCGCGGTGCTGGCTGACCCGTAA
- the glmS gene encoding glutamine--fructose-6-phosphate transaminase (isomerizing) — translation MCGIVGYIGNKPVVPVILDGLKRLEYRGYDSAGIAVVRNGTTGPATLEIRRAQGKLRNLEEAIRAQPLSGHYGIGHTRWATHGRPTEENAHPHRDCHDEIVVVHNGIIENYMALKHELTAAGHTFRTETDTEVVAHLVEEQMRQGAQTLEAAVLAVLPRLSGVYALAIISTLDPEKIVAVRNGPPAVIGLGNDEFFVASDIPALLHHTRDVFFLADGDVAVLNPHGVRLMDFQGHPVNREITHITWDPIMAEKGGFKHFMLKEIYEQPRAVRDTLLGRISRERGEVFLDEMELTAEDFRSLHSARIVACGTSWHAALAGKFILEALARIPTEVDYGSEFRYRDPLVQPDQLTLLISQSGETADTLAALREARERGSKTLAIVNVVGSMLMREAQGALVTHAGPEIGVASTKSFTTQLAALVILGLYLGRTRGTLSADAARSLMAELDKIPAKLESLLNRDEEYELLARRFYRARDFLYLGRGIHYPIALEGALKLKEISYIHAEGYPAGEMKHGPNALIDENLPVLILAAHDPDDAASVTRYEKTLNNLKEVKAREGEVIVVANAGDTNVREDADHVIEIPSAPELLLPMLEAVPLQLLAYHIAVRRGCDVDQPRNLAKSVTVE, via the coding sequence ATGTGCGGCATCGTTGGCTACATCGGCAACAAGCCGGTCGTCCCGGTCATTCTGGATGGCCTGAAGCGGCTGGAGTACCGCGGCTACGACTCCGCCGGCATCGCCGTGGTCCGCAATGGCACAACCGGGCCAGCGACGCTGGAAATCCGCCGTGCACAGGGGAAGCTGCGCAACCTGGAAGAAGCCATTCGCGCACAGCCGCTCAGCGGCCATTACGGCATCGGCCACACCCGCTGGGCGACGCATGGGCGACCGACGGAAGAGAACGCCCATCCCCATCGCGACTGTCACGACGAAATCGTGGTCGTGCACAACGGCATTATCGAGAACTACATGGCGCTGAAGCACGAGTTAACCGCAGCCGGCCACACCTTCCGCACCGAAACGGATACCGAAGTGGTGGCCCACCTGGTGGAAGAGCAGATGCGGCAGGGCGCACAGACGCTGGAGGCCGCCGTGCTGGCCGTGCTGCCGCGCCTGAGCGGCGTCTACGCGCTGGCCATCATTTCGACCCTTGATCCGGAAAAAATCGTGGCGGTGCGCAACGGTCCGCCGGCGGTTATTGGCCTTGGCAACGACGAGTTCTTCGTGGCCAGCGACATCCCGGCGCTGCTGCATCATACCCGCGATGTCTTTTTCCTCGCGGATGGCGACGTGGCCGTACTCAATCCGCATGGCGTCCGGCTGATGGATTTTCAGGGGCATCCGGTGAACCGCGAGATCACCCACATCACCTGGGATCCGATCATGGCGGAAAAAGGCGGCTTCAAGCATTTCATGCTCAAGGAGATCTACGAGCAGCCGCGGGCAGTGCGCGACACGCTGCTGGGCCGCATTTCGCGCGAGCGGGGCGAAGTGTTTCTGGACGAGATGGAGTTGACTGCAGAGGACTTCCGCAGCCTCCACTCTGCCCGCATCGTCGCCTGCGGCACCTCCTGGCATGCGGCGCTGGCCGGCAAGTTCATCCTGGAGGCGCTGGCGCGCATTCCGACCGAGGTCGACTACGGCAGCGAGTTCCGCTACCGCGACCCGCTGGTGCAGCCGGATCAACTCACCCTCCTGATCTCCCAGTCGGGCGAGACCGCCGACACGCTGGCGGCGCTGCGCGAGGCGCGCGAGCGCGGCTCGAAAACGCTCGCCATTGTCAACGTGGTGGGCAGCATGCTGATGCGCGAGGCGCAAGGCGCGCTGGTCACCCACGCCGGGCCGGAAATCGGCGTGGCCTCGACCAAATCCTTCACCACACAACTGGCGGCGCTGGTGATTCTCGGCCTTTACCTGGGCCGCACGCGCGGCACGCTCAGCGCCGATGCGGCCCGCAGCCTCATGGCCGAACTCGACAAAATTCCCGCGAAACTGGAGTCCCTGCTCAACCGCGATGAGGAGTATGAACTGCTGGCGCGGCGCTTCTATCGTGCCCGCGATTTCCTCTATCTCGGTCGCGGCATTCACTACCCCATCGCGCTCGAAGGCGCTCTGAAGCTCAAGGAAATTTCCTATATTCACGCCGAGGGCTACCCGGCTGGGGAAATGAAGCACGGTCCCAACGCGCTGATCGACGAGAATCTGCCGGTGCTGATTCTCGCCGCTCACGACCCCGATGACGCCGCCTCCGTGACGCGCTACGAGAAGACGCTCAACAACTTGAAGGAAGTCAAGGCGCGCGAGGGCGAAGTGATCGTGGTGGCCAATGCGGGCGACACGAACGTGCGCGAGGACGCCGATCACGTCATTGAAATTCCCAGCGCACCGGAACTGCTGCTGCCCATGCTCGAAGCCGTACCCCTGCAGTTGCTCGCCTACCACATTGCGGTGCGCCGCGGCTGTGACGTGGATCAGCCCAGAAACCTGGCAAAATCGGTGACGGTGGAATAG
- the purS gene encoding phosphoribosylformylglycinamidine synthase subunit PurS encodes MTAWVQVGLKKTVLDPQGKAIQDALQRLGYGAITELRQAKLFEVRLPDGVDEAEARRQVERAAREVLTNPVIEDFSIRWEA; translated from the coding sequence ATGACCGCCTGGGTACAAGTTGGCCTGAAAAAAACGGTGCTCGATCCGCAGGGCAAGGCGATTCAGGACGCCTTACAGCGGCTGGGCTACGGCGCGATTACCGAACTGCGGCAGGCGAAACTGTTCGAGGTGCGCTTGCCGGACGGCGTCGATGAAGCGGAAGCCAGGCGCCAGGTGGAACGCGCCGCGCGCGAAGTGCTGACCAATCCGGTTATTGAAGATTTCTCCATCCGCTGGGAGGCGTAG
- a CDS encoding 23S rRNA (pseudouridine(1915)-N(3))-methyltransferase RlmH, with protein sequence MPGLKLALVWVGKTKSPLTRAATEEALGRLAAFSRFATLRTEELAGREPERQLLRRTEGTRLWLLDPAGRAFTSPQFAAFLEREATAHAGQEVVFAVGGADGFSAAVTHAAAGRVSLSPLTLSHELARLVALEQIYRACAILTHHPYPH encoded by the coding sequence ATGCCGGGTCTGAAGCTCGCCCTCGTTTGGGTGGGGAAGACGAAATCGCCGCTGACGCGCGCCGCAACCGAGGAGGCGCTGGGCCGTTTGGCGGCATTTTCCCGGTTTGCTACGCTGCGCACGGAAGAATTGGCGGGCCGCGAGCCGGAGCGGCAGCTTTTGCGCCGGACAGAAGGCACCCGGCTTTGGCTGCTCGACCCGGCCGGCCGCGCCTTCACATCGCCTCAGTTCGCCGCGTTTCTGGAGCGCGAAGCCACGGCGCACGCCGGCCAGGAGGTCGTCTTTGCGGTAGGCGGTGCCGACGGCTTCTCTGCCGCGGTCACGCACGCAGCCGCCGGCCGTGTATCGCTTTCGCCGCTGACGCTCTCGCACGAGCTGGCCCGGCTGGTGGCGCTGGAGCAGATCTATCGCGCCTGCGCCATTCTGACGCACCACCCCTACCCCCACTGA
- a CDS encoding peroxiredoxin, with product MNGKWQRAFMGAMITAALTVGAFAALKPGEQAPKFTAQASLAGKDFTFSLRQALAKGPVVVYFFPSAFTQGCDIEAHTFATEKAKFTAVGATVIGVSADSIQRLNAFSVDPKYCAKQFAVASDAGLKIAKEYGLKTFAGRPGMKDVRGVDIGHPFIERTTFVINKAGRIVAVYSSQADHISAAQHVAKALAEVQKLQAE from the coding sequence ATGAACGGAAAATGGCAGCGTGCATTTATGGGGGCAATGATTACGGCCGCGCTGACGGTGGGAGCGTTTGCGGCCTTGAAGCCGGGCGAGCAGGCGCCGAAGTTTACCGCTCAGGCGAGCCTCGCGGGCAAGGACTTCACCTTCTCGCTGCGCCAGGCGCTGGCGAAAGGGCCGGTGGTGGTTTATTTCTTCCCTTCTGCCTTCACCCAGGGCTGCGACATTGAAGCCCACACCTTCGCCACCGAAAAGGCCAAATTCACCGCCGTGGGCGCCACCGTCATTGGCGTTTCAGCCGACAGCATCCAGCGTTTGAACGCCTTTTCCGTTGACCCCAAGTACTGCGCCAAGCAGTTTGCCGTGGCCTCGGATGCCGGCCTCAAAATCGCCAAAGAATATGGCTTAAAGACCTTTGCGGGTCGGCCCGGCATGAAGGACGTGCGTGGCGTGGACATCGGCCACCCCTTCATCGAGCGCACCACTTTCGTCATTAATAAGGCCGGCCGCATCGTCGCCGTCTACTCGAGTCAGGCCGATCACATCAGCGCCGCCCAGCACGTCGCCAAGGCACTGGCCGAAGTCCAGAAGCTACAGGCCGAATAG
- a CDS encoding N-acetyltransferase yields MAFDPQPTLTGTLVQLRPLRPDDFEALYAAASDPLIWEQHPESIRYTRPVFQKYFDGALASGGAFVVIDRANGHIIGSTRYYEYKPGPPSQIEIGYTFLQRAYWGGRYNGEMKRLLVAHALQSLDRVVFRAGENNQRSRHALEKIGARLVGPVDRPAQDGSVNLLYEITRGTVAS; encoded by the coding sequence ATGGCTTTCGATCCACAGCCCACGCTCACCGGGACCTTAGTGCAACTGCGGCCGCTGCGGCCGGACGACTTTGAGGCGCTGTACGCCGCCGCGAGCGACCCCCTCATTTGGGAGCAGCACCCCGAGTCCATCCGCTACACGCGGCCGGTGTTTCAGAAATACTTCGACGGCGCTCTCGCCTCCGGCGGCGCCTTCGTAGTGATCGATCGTGCGAACGGCCACATCATCGGCAGCACGCGTTACTACGAGTACAAGCCAGGCCCGCCCAGCCAAATTGAAATTGGCTACACGTTTTTGCAGCGCGCCTACTGGGGCGGCCGCTACAACGGCGAAATGAAACGGCTGCTGGTCGCCCACGCTCTGCAGTCGCTCGACCGCGTTGTCTTCCGCGCCGGCGAAAACAACCAGCGCTCGCGCCATGCCCTGGAAAAAATTGGCGCCCGCCTCGTCGGCCCCGTTGACCGCCCCGCGCAGGACGGCAGCGTGAATCTGCTCTACGAAATCACCCGCGGCACGGTGGCATCATAA
- a CDS encoding CocE/NonD family hydrolase, translated as MATPRAYTRHATVLLVATLCVAAAVAQAPQHSQYPVLPSEFPADFLPPQQPQPYTVRIAAVPMRDGTKLNTVILIPKGVTHAGIVLTRTPYNADGRLRSAANDPILRAGYIRVIQDVRGKYGSEGDYIMNRYVLGPLNPTPVSDATDCSDTISWLVKNVPESNGRVATIGISYDGFEAAMSLVHPNPHLAAAIPENPMVDGWRGDDWFHYGAFREQFLPYIYQQDSSRGGVHKWWQNYTDDYTMWLKAGNASTVAEEHGMQQVGFWRKLVEHPSYDAFWQGQAVDRILAQEPLTVPTLLVAGEWDQEDIYGGLAIYRALDAIPSDRPNLYLAMGPWYHGQEARGGTHLGAIQFGSDTSAYFTEHILLPFLAQHLNADGPDAHLAHVNAYVTGANRWEQLASWPACGGDCSIQYQPLYLQADHGLGFEKPAASGKAYNQYVSDPANPVPYRPRPVPAAQSATWHEWLVGDQRLVSGRPDVEIYETPVLTHAVRVSGIPKVHLVASTSGTDSDWVVKLIDVYPNRDFVEPDMSSYELAVAMDIFRGRYRTSWSHPAPLTPNEPLLYQFNLPVANHVFLPGHRIMVQIQSSWFPLYDRDPQTFVSNIFKARPADYVKATQRIYHAPGHATYIDLPVARQQ; from the coding sequence ATGGCTACCCCACGCGCCTACACCCGCCACGCAACGGTTCTGCTCGTTGCGACGCTTTGCGTCGCCGCCGCGGTCGCGCAAGCCCCGCAACATTCGCAGTACCCGGTGCTGCCGTCGGAGTTCCCAGCGGACTTCCTTCCACCGCAGCAGCCGCAGCCCTACACCGTGCGCATCGCCGCAGTGCCCATGCGCGACGGCACTAAGCTCAACACCGTCATCCTTATTCCCAAGGGTGTCACCCATGCCGGCATCGTGCTCACCCGCACGCCCTACAACGCCGACGGCCGGCTGCGCTCTGCGGCCAACGATCCCATCCTGCGCGCGGGCTACATCCGCGTCATTCAGGATGTGCGCGGCAAGTACGGCTCCGAGGGCGACTACATCATGAACCGTTATGTGCTCGGGCCGTTGAACCCGACGCCCGTTTCCGATGCCACCGACTGCTCGGATACCATCTCCTGGCTGGTCAAGAACGTGCCCGAAAGCAACGGCCGGGTCGCCACCATCGGCATTTCCTACGACGGCTTCGAGGCGGCGATGTCGCTAGTACATCCCAATCCGCATCTGGCGGCGGCGATTCCGGAAAATCCGATGGTCGATGGCTGGCGCGGCGATGACTGGTTTCACTACGGCGCGTTTCGCGAACAGTTTCTTCCCTACATTTATCAGCAGGACTCCTCGCGCGGCGGCGTTCATAAATGGTGGCAGAACTACACCGACGACTACACCATGTGGTTGAAGGCGGGTAACGCCAGCACAGTCGCCGAGGAGCACGGCATGCAGCAAGTGGGCTTCTGGCGCAAGCTGGTCGAGCACCCGTCGTACGACGCGTTCTGGCAGGGACAGGCGGTCGACAGGATTCTGGCCCAGGAGCCGCTGACCGTACCCACGCTGCTGGTCGCCGGCGAGTGGGACCAGGAAGACATTTACGGCGGTCTCGCCATCTATCGCGCGCTCGACGCGATTCCCTCCGACCGCCCCAACTTGTATTTGGCCATGGGGCCGTGGTATCACGGTCAGGAAGCGCGCGGCGGCACGCACCTGGGCGCGATTCAGTTCGGCTCGGACACCTCGGCCTATTTCACCGAACACATCCTGCTGCCCTTTCTGGCGCAGCACCTCAATGCCGATGGCCCCGATGCGCATCTGGCGCACGTGAATGCGTACGTAACGGGCGCCAATCGCTGGGAGCAGCTCGCAAGCTGGCCCGCCTGCGGCGGCGATTGCAGCATTCAGTACCAGCCGCTCTATTTGCAGGCGGACCACGGCCTCGGTTTCGAGAAGCCGGCGGCCAGCGGCAAGGCCTACAACCAGTACGTCTCCGATCCTGCCAACCCGGTGCCGTACCGGCCGCGTCCGGTGCCGGCGGCACAATCAGCCACCTGGCACGAGTGGCTGGTGGGCGATCAGCGTTTGGTCTCCGGCCGCCCCGACGTCGAGATTTATGAAACCCCGGTGCTCACCCATGCCGTGCGCGTCAGCGGCATTCCCAAAGTTCATCTGGTAGCTTCCACCAGCGGCACCGATTCCGACTGGGTGGTCAAGCTCATTGACGTCTATCCCAACCGCGATTTCGTAGAGCCCGACATGAGCAGCTACGAGCTGGCTGTGGCCATGGACATTTTCCGCGGTCGCTACCGCACGAGCTGGTCACATCCGGCGCCGCTGACACCGAACGAGCCGCTGCTGTACCAGTTCAACCTGCCCGTGGCCAACCACGTCTTCCTGCCCGGCCATCGCATCATGGTGCAGATTCAGTCGAGCTGGTTCCCGCTCTACGACCGCGACCCGCAGACCTTCGTCTCCAATATTTTCAAGGCCAGGCCTGCGGATTACGTCAAAGCCACCCAGCGCATCTACCACGCGCCCGGCCACGCCACCTACATCGACCTGCCGGTCGCGCGGCAACAGTAG